The proteins below are encoded in one region of Neofelis nebulosa isolate mNeoNeb1 chromosome 17, mNeoNeb1.pri, whole genome shotgun sequence:
- the VPS35 gene encoding vacuolar protein sorting-associated protein 35 translates to MPTTQQSPQDEQEKLLDEAIQAVKVQSFQMKRCLDKNKLMDALKHASNMLGELRTSMLSPKSYYELYMAISDELHYLEVYLTDEFAKGRKVADLYELVQYAGNIIPRLYLLITVGVVYVKSFPQSRKDILKDLVEMCRGVQHPLRGLFLRNYLLQCTRNILPDEGEPTDEETTGDISDSMDFVLLNFAEMNKLWVRMQHQGHSRDREKRERERQELRILVGTNLVRLSQLEGVNVERYKQIVLTGILEQVVNCRDALAQEYLMECIIQVFPDEFHLQTLNPFLRACAELHQNVNVKNIIIALIDRLALFAHREDGPGIPADIKLFDIFSQQVATVIQSRQDMPSEDVVSLQVSLINLAMKCYPDRVDYVDKVLETTVEIFNKLNLEHIATSSAVSKELTRLLKIPVDTYNNILTVLKLKHFHPLFEYFDYESRKSMSCYVLSNVLDYNTEIVSQDQVDSIMNLVSTLIQDQPDQPIEDPDPEDFADEQSLVGRFIHLLRSEDPDQQYLILNTARKHFGAGGNQRIRFTLPPLVFAAYQLAFRYKENSKVDDKWEKKCQKIFSFAHQTISALIKAELAELPLRLFLQGALAAGEIGFENHETVAYEFMSQAFSLYEDEISDSKAQLAAITLIIGTFERMKCFSEENHEPLRTQCALAASKLLKKPDQGRAVSTCAHLFWSGRNTDKNGEELHGGKRVMECLKKALKIANQCMDPSLQVQLFIEILNRYIYFYEKENDAVTIQVLNQLIQKIREDLPNLESSEETEQINKHFHNTLEHLRLRRESPESEGPIYEGLIL, encoded by the exons ATG cctACAACACAGCAGTCACCTCAGGATGAGCAGGAAAAGCTCTTGGATGAAGCCATCCAGGCTGTGAAGGTCCAGTCATTCCAGATGAAGAGATGCCTG GACAAAAACAAGCTTATGGATGCTCTGAAACATGCTTCTAATATGCTTGGTGAACTCCGGACTTCTATGTTATCACCAAAGAGCTACTATGAACTTT ATATGGCTATTTCTGATGAACTACACTATTTGGAGGTCTACCTGACAGATGAATTTgctaaaggaagaaaagtggCAGATCTCTATGAACTTGTACAGTATGCTGGAAACATTATCCCAAGACT TTATCTATTGATCACAGTTGGAGTTGTATACGTCAAATCGTTTCCTCAGTCCAggaaagatattttgaaagatttGGTAGAAATGTGTCGTGGTGTGCAACATCCCTTGAGAGGTTTATTTCTTCGGAACTATCTTCTTCAGTGTACCAGAAATATCTTACCTGATGAGGGAGAGCCAACAGA TGAAGAAACAACTGGTGATATCAGTGATTCCATGGATTTTGTACTACTCAACTTTGCAGAGATGAACAAGCTCTGGGTGCGAATGCAACATCAGGGACATAGCCGAGATAGGGAAAAAAGAGAACGAGAAAGACAAGAACTCAGAATTTTAGTGGGAACAAATTTGGTGCGCCTCAGTCAGTTGGAAGGTGTAAATGTGGAACGTTACAAACAG aTTGTTTTGACTGGGATATTGGAACAAGTTGTGAATTGTAGGGATGCTTTGGCTCAAGAATATCTCATGGAGTGTATTATTCAG gTTTTCCCTGATGAATTCCACCTTCAAACTTTGAATCCTTTTCTCCGGGCCTGTGCTGAGTTACACcaaaatgtaaatgtgaaaaacataatCATTGCTTTAATTGATAG attagCTTTATTTGCTCACCGTGAAGATGGACCTGGAATCCCAGCAGATATTAAACTTTTTGACATATTTTCACAGCAGGTGGCTACAGTAATACAG TCTAGACAAGACATGCCTTCTGAGGACGTTGTGTCTTTACAAGTCTCTCTCATTAATCTTGCTATGAAGTGTTACCCTGATCGTGTGGACTATGTTGATAAAGTTCTAGAAACTACAGTGGAGATATTTAATAAGCTCAACCTTGAACA tattGCTACCAGTAGTGCAGTTTCAAAGGAGCTCACCAGACTTTTGAAGATACCTGTTGACACTTACAACAATATTTTAACAGTcttgaaattaaaacattttcacccACTTTTTGAGTATTTTGACTATGAGtccagaaagagcatgagttgtTACGTGCTTAGTAATGTTCTGGATTATAACACAGAAATTGTCTCTCAAGACCAG GTGGATTCCATAATGAATTTGGTATCCACATTGATTCAGGATCAGCCAGATCAGCCCATAGAAGACCCTGATCCAGAAGACTTTGCTGATGAGCAGAGCCTTGTGGGCAGATTCATTCATCTTCTACGGTCTGAGGACCCTGACCAGCAGTACTTG ATTTTAAACACGGCACGAAAACATTTTGGAGCTGGTGGAAATCAACGGATTCGCTTCACACTGCCACCTTTGGTATTTGCAGCTTACCAGCTGGCGTTTCGCTACAAAGAGAATTCTAAAGTG gatgacaaatgggaaaaaaaatgccagaagaTTTTTTCATTTGCTCACCAGACTATCAGTGCTTTGATCAAAGCAGAGCTGGCAGAATTACCCTTAAGACTTTTTCTTCAAGGGGCTCTAGCTGCTGGAGAAATTGGTTTTGAAAATCACGAAACAGTAGCATATGAATTTATGTCCCAG GCATTTTCTCTGTATGAAGATGAAATCAGTGATTCCAAAGCACAGCTTGCTGCCATCACCTTGATCATTGGTACTTTTGAGAGGATGAAGTGCTTCAGTGAAGAGAATCATGAACCTTTGAGGACTCAGTGTGCACTTGCTGCATCCAAACTTCTGAAGAAACCAGATCAGGGCCGAGCTGTGAGCACCTGTGCACATCTCTTCTGGTCTGGCagaaacacagacaaaaatgGGGAAGAG CTTCATGGAGGCAAGAGGGTAATGGAATGCTTAAAGAAAGCTCTGAAAATAGCAAATCAGTGCATGGACCCCTCTTTACAAGTGCAACTTTTTATAGAAATTCTGAACagatatatctatttttatgaaaaggaaaatgatgcG